Proteins encoded together in one Bactrocera neohumeralis isolate Rockhampton chromosome 4, APGP_CSIRO_Bneo_wtdbg2-racon-allhic-juicebox.fasta_v2, whole genome shotgun sequence window:
- the LOC126756133 gene encoding cytochrome P450 6a9-like: MSMTAVLLMLILAMLVALGIFMHRRLNYWRRLGVAHDKPNWLLGNLAGIHRTVSYADISRNIYLKYKGTGPFCGFYFFLRPAVVLLDVDLIKNVLITDFANFADRGMFNNERDDPLTGHLFLLDGHKWRSLRGKLSPTFSSGKMKFMFPTIVEVTHNLVEVLGEQLREEKIVELKEILARYTTDIIGKVAFGIACNSLRDPDAEFRVMGRRSFSEERHGPLVSGFLHSFPNLARRLRMRSINDDISDFFMRIVRETVEYREKNNIKCNDFMSILIDLRNDKKLRGANGEEKCLTMAEMAAQTFVFFIAAFETSSTTMSFALYELALQPELQERLRREVQVTFAKHNNEFTYECLQAMRYMDQVVAETLRKYTVVPHLNRQALSDYQVPGHPNYVIKKGMSIIVPSVGIHYDPDIYPNPDHWDPERFTPEKRQQRETVEWLPFGEGPRNCIGQRFGYMQIRIGLAHLLQKYRFSICDKTEIPLKMNVKSFLVNTLNGIYLRVEELEAMN; encoded by the exons ATGTCAATGACCGCAGTTTTATTGATGCTCATCCTCGCCATGCTTGTTGCGCTGGGTATTTTTATGCACCGTCGCTTGAACTACTGGCGCAGACTCGGCGTAGCGCACGACAAGCCCAACTGGCTGCTGGGCAATTTGGCAGGCATTCATCGCACAGTGAGTTATGCCGATATCAGCCGAAATATCTACTTAAAATACAAAGGCACGGGCCCCTTCTGCGGCTTTTATTTCTTTCTGCGTCCAGCGGTAGTGCTCTTGGATGTAGACCTGATCAAAAATGTGCTTATAACGGATTTTGCCAATTTTGCCGATCGCGGTATGTTTAATAATGAACGTGACGATCCGTTGACGGGGCATCTCTTTCTCTTGGATGGCCACAAATGGCGTAGCTTACGTGGCAAACTCTCACCTACGTTCTCGTCCGGGAAAATGAAATTCATGTTCCCCACCATCGTTGAGGTGACGCACAATTTGGTTGAAGTGTTGGGTGAACAGCTGAGAGAGGAAAAGATTGTCGAGTTAAAGGAGATTTTGGCACGTTATACCACGGATATAATTGGTAAGGTTGCTTTTGGTATCGCTTGCAACTCGCTGCGTGATCCAGATGCCGAATTTCGTGTTATGGGACGACGTTCTTTTAGCGAGGAACGTCACGGACCTTTGGTAAGTGGTTTTCTGCACAGCTTTCCGAATTTGGCGCGCCGGCTGCGTATGCGCTCGATAAATGATGACATTAGCGACTTCTTTATGCGCATCGTGCGTGAAACTGTGGAGTATCGTGAGAAGAACAACATCAAATGCAATGATTTCATGagtattttaattgatttgagAAATGATAAGAAATTGCGCGGTGCGAATGGCGAGGAGAAATGCCTCACCATGGCGGAGATGGCAGCACAGACCTTTGTCTTTTTCATTGCCGCTTTCGAGACCTCCTCAACAACAATGTCCTTCGCATTGTACGAGTTGGCTCTACAGCCAGAGTTGCAGGAGCGCTTGCGGCGTGAGGTGCAGGTTACATTTGCGAAGCACAACAATGAGTTCACATATGAGTGTCTGCAGGCGATGCGTTACATGGATCAGGTGGTAGCTG AAACACTGCGAAAATACACCGTTGTACCACATCTAAATAGACAGGCTTTGAGCGATTACCAAGTGCCGGGCCATCCGAATTATGTTATCAAAAAGGGCATGTCGATTATTGTGCCCTCTGTGGGCATTCATTACGACCCCGACATCTATCCTAACCCCGACCATTGGGATCCAGAGCGCTTTACGCCGGAAAAGCGTCAGCAGCGTGAAACCGTTGAGTGGCTGCCTTTTGGTGAGGGGCCACGGAATTGTATTGGGCAGCGATTCGGTTACATGCAGATTCGTATCGGCTTGGCGCATTTATTGCAGAAATATCGCTTCAGCATATGCGACAAAACGGAGATACCTTTGAAGATGAATGTGAAGTCATTTTTAGTCAATACACTTAACGGTATATACTTGAGAGTGGAGGAATTGGAGGCAATGAATTGA
- the LOC126755898 gene encoding uncharacterized protein LOC126755898, translated as MSIIIALLAITFTLVFYLLKYQQSYWQRRGVPHDPPSLPLGTLKEWRRTKSMCEIFKPIYKQFKGTGPFCGVYFFVKPVVFVLDLELTKKILIKDFQNFQDRGVFHNETADPLTGNLFQLDGPQWQVLRKKLSPTFTSGKMKLMFPTVVKVAHELIEVMREKTKNAPDNVFEITELQSRYTADVIGSCAFGLECNSLHNPDAEFVTMGRKALIERRHGKLVDTFIESYPSLARKLNLCSLTKEVEDFYVGIVRNTLEYREKNRVKRNDFMNILLELKNKEGATDGLSVEEIAAQAFVFLIAGFETSSTTMGFALYELAKNQEVQDRLRQEINTTLNEHNNECTYENIHQMKYLEQVLSETLRKYPVLPFLERYAKADYDTGDPRYLIEKNMRVFIFSYGIHYDPEYYPDPEKFDPERFTEEEIQKRPACTWLPFGDGPRNCIGLRFGKMQALIGLALLIKHFKFSFAPQTPTELTYKKETILLSAEHGIHLRVEALKESYWRRRGIPHSKPMLLMSMGTKHVVQILRESYQQFKGTGPFCGFFLLATNTALIVDLELVKKILVKDFNYFSDRGLYTNAHNDPLSGNMFFAEVEGWKRLRAKLTPTFTSGKMKNMFHMVTAVGERFAATVHTRIGGGDAEGHGKVLLVSDLSGRYTTDTIGTCAFGLECNSLDAETPDFVLVTNSFINRRRHNKLVEGLIFSFPRIARFLGMRIMSQHVHDFYIKLVEDTLEYRKGTKLRRNDFLDLLIDMMEREDADGKRIEGLSVNEIAAQTFLMFLAGFETSATTMSFALYLLAQHPDIQERLRRDINEVLAANNELLTYECIKQMSYLQQVICETLRMYPIVPNLMRKAQSYYDTGDPKYYIEKGTLVIIPTIAIHYDPQYYPNPERFEPERFTPEEVQRRPACTWLPFGEGPRNCIGMRFGRMQTSIGLIYLLLLTRPFVRTHRAVTLCAPVGTFRSAQIYCTSMLGYSFVIALYALLGLFTMFVGMIRSRMLYWQRRGVAHDQPAFILGNLRSLAITRQLGVALRETYDKYKHSDGPFCGFYLLLNPVALVTDLDLARNILVRDFQKFDDRGLYHNKHDDAFSENLWSLEGDAWRALRRKLSPIFTTGKTQSLIPVVTKVGEQLKQTLAKQQSTDAELKVQDLVERYTTDVIANSVLGLDCNSLESPDTEFRMIIQSFASKQRNSLAVALMQCLPKLAQRCHLTRTLREVRDFYYRLVGGTILQREENNIKRNDLMSALIESKNIQEGGHKLTTDEIIANSALFFSAGYETSSATLTFALYELALNQKTQTKLRKEITETLEKHGGKLTSESLSDMSYLDMVIAETLRKHPINPYIERVANEDYETAVAGYVIYAGTKVLIPVEAIHNDPEFYPEPEKFKPERFETEKMGRRHPTAWLPFGEGPRNCIGMRLGQLLIRIGLISLLSQFKFSPCPRTHTPLEYDDTSPLLKPQSGLYLHAARLS; from the exons ATGAGCATAATTATCGCGTTGTTGGCGATCACCTTCACGCTGGTATTTTACTTGTTGAAATACCAGCAATCATATTGGCAAAGGCGTGGCGTGCCGCACGATCCACCCAGCCTACCGTTGGGCACACTGAAGGAGTGGCGTCGCACGAAGTCTATGTGTGAAATATTCAAACCCATCTATAAGCAATTTAAGGGCACTGGTCCATTCTGTGGCGTGTACTTTTTCGTAAAACCAGTCGTTTTCGTGTTGGACCTGGAACTAACTAAGAAGATACTTATTAAAGACTTTCAGAATTTTCAAGATCGTGGCGTTTTTCACAACGAGACTGCAGATCCACTCACTGGCAATCTCTTCCAGTTGGATGGACCACAGTGGCAAGTATTGCGTAAAAAGCTGTCGCCCACATTCACCTCGggcaaaatgaaattaatgtttCCCACTGTCGTGAAAGTGGCTCACGAGTTAATTGAAGTTATGCGCGAGAAAACTAAAAACGCACCCGACAATGTTTTCGAGATCACCGAACTGCAATCACGCTACACTGCCGATGTAATTGGCTCATGCGCTTTTGGTCTCGAGTGTAACAGTTTGCACAATCCCGATGCTGAGTTCGTGACAATGGGACGCAAGGCGCTGATCGAGCGCAGACATGGCAAACTAGTCGACACGTTCATAGAGAGTTATCCAAGTTTGGCGCGTAAATTGAATTTATGCTCGCTTACAAAAGAAGTGGAAGACTTCTATGTCGGCATAGTTCGTAATACACTCGAATATAGAGAGAAGAATCGGGTGAAACGTAATGATTTCATGAATATTTTGTTGGAATTGAAAAACAAGGAAGGCGCTACCGATGGACTGTCAGTGGAGGAGATTGCAGCGCAGGCTTTTGTATTCCTCATAGCTGGCTTCGAAACCTCCTCAACCACTATGGGCTTCGCTCTGTATGAATTGGCCAAAAATCAGGAAGTACAAGATAGGTTGCGACAGGAGATCAATACGACGCTAAACGAGCACAACAACGAGTGCACCTATGAGAACATACATCAGATGAAATATCTGGAACAAGTTTTGTCAG AAACTTTACGTAAGTACCCCGTACTGCCGTTTTTGGAACGTTATGCAAAGGCAGATTATGACACCGGCGATCCACGCTATCTCATCGAGAAGAACATGCGTGTATTCATATTCAGCTATGGCATACATTACGATCCCGAGTACTATCCCGATCCAGAGAAATTCGATCCGGAACGTTTCACTGAGGAGGAAATTCAGAAACGACCCGCCTGCACTTGGTTACCATTCGGCGATGGACCACGCAATTGCATCGGCTTGCGTTTCGGCAAAATGCAGGCGCTAATCGGTCTCGCATTGCTGATCAAGCATTTCAAATTCTCCTTTGCACCACAGACACCAACTGAATTGACTTACAAAAAAGAGACAATACTGCTATCAGCGGAACATGGCATACACTTGCGGGTGGAGGCGTTGAAAGAG AGTTACTGGCGTCGGCGCGGCATACCGCACAGCAAGCCTATGCTCTTGATGTCCATGGGAACCAAGCATGTAGTGCAGATTTTACGCGAGTCATATCAGCAGTTCAAAGGCACGGGACCCTTTTGTGGGTTCTTTTTGCTAGCCACCAATACAGCGCTAATAGTGGACTTGGAGTTGGTTAAGAAGATACTCGTTAAGGATTTCAACTACTTTTCGGATCGTGGTCTGTACACTAATGCGCACAATGATCCGCTTTCGGGTAATATGTTCTTCGCCGAAGTTGAGGGTTGGAAGCGTTTACGTGCAAAACTGACGCCGACCTTCACCTCTGGCAAAATGAAGAACATGTTTCATATGGTTACGGCGGTCGGCGAGCGTTTTGCGGCAACAGTTCACACCCGAATCGGTGGTGGCGATGCTGAAGGTCACGGCAAAGTACTGCTTGTATCAGACCTTAGTGGACGCTATACCACCGATACGATCGGCACTTGCGCCTTCGGGCTCGAGTGCAATAGTCTAGATGCGGAGACACCAGATTTCGTATTGGTCACGAATAGTTTTATCAATCGCCGGCGTCATAACAAACTTGTCGAGGGCTTAATCTTCAGTTTTCCGCGTATTGCACGCTTTCTAGGTATGCGCATTATGTCACAGCATGTACACGACTTCTATATAAAGCTTGTGGAAGACACGCTCGAGTACCGCAAAGGCACGAAATTGCGACGTAACGATTTTCTTGACCTACTAATCGATATGATGGAACGTGAGGATGCCGATGGCAAACGTATTGAAGGTTTGAGTGTGAACGAAATAGCCGCAcagacttttttgatgtttctgGCGGGATTTGAGACCTCAGCGACAACAATGAGCTTTGCACTTTACTTACTGGCGCAGCATCCCGACATCCAAGAACGACTAAGGCGAGATATTAACGAGGTGCTCGCTGCCAACAATGAACTGCTCACATATGAGTGTATCAAGCAAATGAGCTACCTGCAACAAGTAATATGTG AGACGCTTCGTATGTATCCGATCGTGCCGAATCTGATGCGCAAGGCACAGTCGTATTACGACACTGGCGACCCAAAGTATTACATTGAGAAGGGCACCTTGGTCATTATACCCACTATAGCCATACATTATGACCCACAGTATTACCCGAATCCCGAGCGCTTCGAGCCCGAGCGTTTCACTCCCGAAGAAGTTCAACGCCGACCTGCTTGTACTTGGCTGCCTTTCGGCGAGGGTCCACGCAATTGTATCGGCATGCGTTTTGGCAGAATGCAGACCAGCATCGGGCTAATTTATTTGTTAC TTCTAACGCGACCCTTCGTACGTACACATCGCGCCGTAACACTTTGTGCACCTGTCGGCACGTTTCGCTCAGCTCAGATATACTGCACCTCAATGTTGGGCTATAGTTTCGTAATAGCGCTCTACGCGCTCTTAGGGCTGTTCACAATGTTTGTTGGTATGATTCGTTCGCGTATGCTCTATTGGCAGCGTCGCGGTGTAGCACACGACCAGCCGGCTTTTATATTGGGCAATCTGCGAAGTCTTGCCATCACGCGCCAACTCGGCGTGGCATTACGTGAAACTTACGATAAGTATAAGCATAGTGACGGTCCGTTTTGTGGCTTCTATTTGCTGCTCAATCCAGTAGCGCTAGTGACGGATTTAGATTTGGCACGCAATATACTCGTACGAGACTTTCAGAAGTTTGACGATCGTGGTTTGTACCATAATAAACACGATGATGCATTTTCCGAGAACCTGTGGAGTTTAGAGGGGGACGCGTGGCGCGCGTTGCGCAGAAAACTGTCGCCGATTTTCACGACAGGTAAAACACAATCCCTCATACCGGTCGTCACCAAAGTTGGCGAGCAGTTAAAGCAAACATTAGCGAAACAACAAAGCACCGATGCTGAACTGAAGGTGCAAGACCTGGTTGAACGTTACACCACAGATGTTATTGCCAACAGCGTACTCGGTTTGGATTGCAATAGCCTTGAAAGCCCGGATACCGAATTTCGTATGATCATACAAAGTTTCGCCTCAAAGCAACGCAACAGCTTAGCAGTTGCCTTAATGCAGTGCTTACCAAAGCTAGCACAACGCTGTCACTTAACCCGGACATTGAGAGAAGTACGAGATTTCTATTACCGCCTAGTCGGCGGTACAATATTACAACGCGAGGAGAATAACATAAAACGCAATGATCTAATGAGCGCACTGATCGAATCGAAAAACATTCAAGAAGGTGGACACAAGTTAACTACCGACGAGATCATTGCAAACTCCGCTTTGTTCTTCAGCGCTGGCTATGAAACCTCATCAGCAACTTTGACTTTTGCACTTTATGAATTGGCACTTAATCAAAAGACTCAAACCAAATTACGCAAAGAAATTACAGAGACGCTAGAAAAGCATGGCGGCAAACTTACCTCGGAATCACTGAGCGATATGAGTTACCTAGATATGGTCATTGCAG AAACTTTGCGCAAACATCCGATAAATCCCTATATCGAACGCGTTGCGAATGAGGACTACGAAACCGCAGTGGCAGGTTATGTTATATATGCTGGCACTAAGGTGCTCATACCTGTTGAGGCCATACACAATGATCCGGAGTTCTACCCTGAGCCTGAGAAATTCAAACCAGAACGTTTTGAAACTGAAAAAATGGGTCGTCGCCATCCGACGGCTTGGTTACCTTTTGGCGAAGGGCCCCGTAACTGCATTGGCATGCGTTTGGGGCAGTTACTAATCCGAATTGGTCTCATATCCCTACTGAGTCAGTTTAAATTTTCACCATGTCCGCGCACTCACACTCCGTTGGAATACGATGACACAAGTCCACTCTTAAAGCCGCAAAGTGGATTGTATTTACACGCAGCGAGACTCAGTTAG